One Malassezia restricta chromosome III, complete sequence DNA segment encodes these proteins:
- a CDS encoding pericentrin-AKAP-450 domain of centrosomal targeting protein, producing MDITFDLSSKLENRIDHELFQDDSEDFPIPGMSRRASMTQSMSEMSGLMQPPTPNIHDLSDQKLDTSLSRRKEIQENQFDNLNEQLLDQSDSMEAPPLPAPKPDVSASHDLANENEEGQHTSLDTISFESPPLNGLESDHSSSSISMPPSPSESCAQNASSSNASFRRNQKTGSIPGSPVVVNNTIQTATTPLQPPAPGRTAFTAATTAIQTSFREESMTSRLSGASTHSEQHHEPTSTSSSSTDEPSIAQLVASTSNMPHEHIDPKRLMAYQHQMNERLTQENEILKVQCEELMKIMQKHDKQKEEDDRAQLVKQIEGLNAVIESQQTDMARIKEEASHDTPSEYDPLLTKIRCALTQGNAEVMHSCIKELQEAVPGMDTSVDPDMLRPSESLLLSRSSSSWRHSTPHRSHAMESLCRSVASMSVVQDASRVTTDLKQMQQTVRTLTQELHETRTQLEAALTQSTDANASKLRIEARLASAVDELADVKESLDKRHKQCQELESLQQSLPRPDTSLDQSLQKARADLAAAHALQQQAQQQQTLLQEHLRLAGERYDRACAEADSARHARMECETQIDEQLLQLHSLQNLLAEQHAELGQLRGEKDHMWMERREIMEQLNVFEQRLRDVRTETEQYGSDLRALQQKEDMLAMRARQMDEECARLVRKYMADVLSEWQPRLDGLKEQCRALIFQKAYLSRALHSQTWLADRVRLHMHILAPTLRRYVPGYEPWPPRKRRSWRAAVRAVQFVIRLRHVD from the coding sequence ATGGACATAACATTTGACCTTTCTTCCAAGCTGGAAAACAGAATCGATCATGAGCTTTTTCAGGATGACTCAGAAGACTTTCCTATTCCCGGCATGagtcgacgagcttctATGACGCAGTCCATGTCGGAAATGTCTGGACTGATGCAGCCGCCCACACCGAATATACATGATCTAAGCGATCAAAAACTCGATACGTCTCTCTCTAGGCGCAAAGAAATACAGGAAAATCAATTCGATAATCTGAATGAGCAGCTACTAGACCAGTCAGACTCGATGGAAGCGCCTCCGCTCCCAGCCCCGAAACCAGATGTATCCGCCTCCCATGATCTTGCTAATGAAAATGAAGAAGGACAACATACTTCTCTGGATACAATCTCTTTCGAATCTCCGCCTCTGAATGGGCTAGAAAGTGACCATTCCTCCTCATCCATCTCTATGCCTCCTTCACCATCTGAATCGTGTGCACAGAATGCTTCTTCTTCAAATGCTTCATTCCGTCGAAACCAAAAAACAGGGTCTATACCAGGATCTCCTGTTGTCGTAAATAACACTATCCAGACTGCAACAACACCACTGCAGCCGCCTGCACCTGGTCGGACGGCGTTTACCGCTGCTACGACGGCCATCCAAACTTCCTTCCGCGAAGAATCCATGACAAGTCGACTCTCCGGTGCTTCGACGCATAGCGAGCAACATCACGAACCGACAAGtacttcttcttcttccacaGATGAACCCTCGATTGCTCAACTCGTCGCATCCACGTCAAACATGCCACATGAGCACATTGACCCTAAGCGGTTGATGGCGTACCAGCATCAAATGAACGAGCGACTTACGCAAGAAAATGAAATTCTCAAGGTCCAATGTGAAGAGTTGATGAAGATCATGCAAAAGCACGACAAACAGAAAGAAGAGGACGATCGGGCTCAGCTGGTAAAGCAGATTGAAGGACTGAATGCCGTGATCGAATCACAACAAACTGATATGGCCAGGATCAAAGAGGAAGCTTCGCACGATACCCCATCTGAATATGATCCGCTTCTTACCAAGATTCGATGTGCTCTAACGCAAGGGAACGCTGAAGTAATGCATAGCTGCATTAAAGAACTGCAAGAGGCGGTACCTGGTATGGACACGTCTGTGGACCCGGACATGTTGCGTCCCAGTGAATCGTTGCTGCTAAGTCGCAGTAGCTCATCGTGGCGGCATTCAACGCCGCACCGCAGCCATGCTATGGAATCTTTGTGTCGATCCGTGGCTTCCATGTCAGTTGTGCAGGATGCATCAAGAGTCACGACAGACTTGAAACAAATGCAACAAACCGTGCGCACACTAACACAAGAGTTGCATGAAACGCGAACACAGCTAGAAGCGGCGTTGACACAGTCCACAGATGCGAACGCGAGCAAGttgcgcatcgaggcacgACTCGCTTCAGCGGTGGATGAACTCGCGGACGTCAAGGAAAGTTTGGACAAGCGGCATAAACAGTGCCAGGAACTAGAATCTTTGCAGCAAAGCTTGCCACGTCCAGATACTTCCTTGGACCAAAGCCTGCAGAAAGCACGGGCCGATCTAGCCGCGGCTCACGCattgcagcagcaggcacagcagcagcaaacGTTGCTGCAAGAACATCTCCGACTCGCGGGTGAGCGCTATGAccgtgcctgtgctgaAGCTGATAGCGCCCGGCACGCACGTATGGAATGTGAGACTCAGATTGAtgagcagctcctgcaACTGCATTCGCTACAAAATCTGTTGGCGGAGCAACATGCTGAACTAGGCCAGTTGCGTGGAGAGAAAGACCACATGTGGATGGAGCGTCGAGAGATTATGGAGCAACTCAACGTGTTTGAGCAGCGcttgcgcgacgtgcgaaCGGAGACGGAACAGTATGGCTCGGATCTTCgggcgctgcagcagaagGAAGATATGCTcgccatgcgcgcgagaCAGATGGACGAGGAATGCGCGCGACTTGTGCGAAAGTACATGGCTGATGTACTCTCTGAATGGCAGCCACGCCTGGATGGACTGAAGGAACAATGCCGCGCACTCATCTTTCAAAAAGCATACCTTTCACGCGCACTGCACTCGCAAACGTGGCTAGCAGACCGTGTGCGTTTGCATATGCATATACTGGCGCCCACCTTGAGGCGCTACGTGCCTGGGTATGAGCCATGGCCACCGAgaaagaggcgctcatgGCGTGCGGCAGTACGTGCCGTGCAATTCGTTATACGGCTTCGACATGTAGATTAA
- a CDS encoding ATP-dependent DNA helicase 2 subunit 2 — protein sequence MTWDADLHPRTLVAFVVDVSERMSIKENGRTYLEQCQHFVSLRILEIMLRGLSTIKVCVCTYGDYHDEEDGFAGLRILCRTARPTTDMLRAVHDLRPATSTAAYEPTLALSSTLDMMATKDHGEPSWAKVVYFATRPGLPENRADVEVFRTQLIDTRVHLRVLAYGPSSDVYSLKNAFWQRLIQDVPGSTIVSPEEAMSQAEAPTLQIPSSHPINTTLSFGDIHASDKTSLHFPVQIIKATAQQRMHAPRRILKDATEDRDIDTKRVMYRADEVLRAGNDLSQIAPLPDECQAHVQRAYKLGASIVPQEETPPAISTTAGLEILHFVNASTYRREYHVGETYMVLAHPKSRRAQLSLSSLVHAASIRGVYALCRFVARTHSDPKLCLLAPMIENEYDAFYMVHVPFRDDVKRSAFPPLDRVTTSTGESLYEHPTIPTKEQQSRMDTFVDLMDLMDMDDHPDGWYAPSLCYHPAIHALKHAIKWRFMFPNQPLPPLHPKLQEFLHIPSSVEDRARDTRTACAAAFQVHAPQKHPATEAASETPAKQVKEDNSETETDTETEPDTTMNTNAEPIPLDQILPTFEARIKTSAVSETCQDMSRTLLTLVSRRVETNHIMEAMHVFRRSAAELDESLTYNTFLRTLHSRARTQHPVLWKALRHRMDLGLITHDEDASRRSTETDATARAFVA from the exons ATGACATGGGACGCAGACCTGCATCCGCGAACGCTCGTGGCGTTTGTCGTGGACGTATCCGAGCGGATGTCCATCAAAGAGAATGGGCGCACGTATCTTGAGCAATGCCAGCATTTCGTGTCCCTTCGCATCCTGGAGATCATGCTCCGTGGTTTGTCTACCATCAAagtgtgcgtgtgcacgTATGGTGACTATCATGACGAGGAAGACGGATTTGCCGGTCTGCGTATACTGTGTCGTACTGCAAGGCCAACGACagacatgctgcgcgccgtACATGATCTACGTCCGGCGAcatcgacggcggcgtATGAACCAACCCTGGCACTCTCGTCCACGCTGGACATGATGGCGACCAAGGACCATGGCGAACCGTCATGGGCAAAAGTTGTGTACTTTGCTACGAGACCCGGACTTCCGGAGAATCGTGCGGACGTCGAAGTATTTCGCACTCAGCTCATCGACACACGCGTCCATCTTCGTGTGCTGGCCTACGGCCCGTCATCCGACGTATACTCGCTCAAGAATGCTTTTTGGCAGCGTCTCATCCAAGACGTGCCAGGCAGCACCATTGTCTCGCCGGAGGAAGCCATGTCTCAGGCGGAAGCTCCCACTCTGCAAATACCCTCGTCCCATCCCATCAACACCACGCTCTCCTTTGGCGATATTCATGCATCCGATAAGACATCGCTCCACTTTCCTGTCCAGATTATCAAGGCCACAgctcagcagcgcatgcatgcacCACGGCGCATACTCAAGGATGCAACAGAAGACCGCGATATTGATACGAAGCGCGTCATGTACCGCGCCGATGAGGTGCTTCGGGCCGGGAACGACTTGAGTCAGATTGCGCCATTGCCCGACGAATGCCAAGCCCACGTTCAACGCGCCTACAAACTAGGTGCTTCTATCGTCCCGCAGGAAGAGACGCCACCCGCCATCAGCACGACGGCTGGCTTGGAGATTCTGCACTTTGTGAATGCAAGCACGTACAGGCGCGAATACCATGTGGGTGAGACGTACATGGTCTTGGCCCATCCCAAGTCCAGACGCGCGCAACTCTCCCTATCAAGCTTGGTCCATGCAGCGAGCATCCGCGGCGTGTATGCATTGTGTCGATTTGTTGCACGCACGCATTCCGATCCCAAGCTCTGCCTGCTCGCGCCGATGATTGAGAATGAGTATGATGCATTTTACATGGTGCATGTGCCTTTCCGAGACGACGTGAAGCGCTCTGCCTTCCCGCCATTGGATCGCGTCACAACGAGTACGGGTGAATCTTTGTACGAGCACCCGACGATCCCCACGAAAGAGCAGCAGTCACGCATGGATACATTTGTCGACCTGATGGATCTCATGGACATGGATGATCATCCTGACGGATGGTATGCACCGTCCCTCTGCTACCATCCCGCTATTCATGCTCTAAAACACGCGATCAAATGGCGCTTCATGTTTCCCAACCAGCCTCTGCCTCCCTTGCATCCCAAACTGCAAGAATTTCTGCACATACCATCGTCAGTCGAAGATCGCGCTCGAGACACTCGGACTGCTTGTGCGGCTGCCTTTCAAGTGCATGCTCCGCAGAAGCATCCAGCCACAGAAGCAGCCAGTGAAACACCTGCGAAGCAAGTGAAAGAAGACAACAGCGAGACAGAGACCGACACGGAAACCGAGCCGGACACGACCATGAATACCAACGCCGAACCCATCCCCCTGGATCAAATACTACCCACCTTTGAAGCACGTATCAAGACATCTGCCGTATCAGAGACTTGTCAAGACATGTCGCGTACACTACTGACGCTCGTGTCGCGACGGGTGGAAACGAACCATATTATGGAGGCCATGCATGTTTTTCGTCGCTCCGCTGCGGAATTGGACGAATCGCTCACTTACAACAC CTTTCTACGCACACTTCACTCACGTGCGCGTACACAACATCCTGTCTTGTGGAAAGCTTTGAGGCACCGTATGGACCTCGGCCTTATCACGCATGACGAGGATGCCAGTCGACGCTCTACGGAAACAGATGCCACGGCTCGCGCTTTTGTGGCTTAA
- a CDS encoding beta-1,4-mannosyltransferase codes for MLGLPWGVLLGVLLWVACIRVRAIHQRTAMVVVLGDVGRSPRMCYHIASLVRHGWTVYVAGHFDTQLPRYLCTPQVHRVPLWSPPSFFSKLPRAIFVLVAAVKVPMQTLSLWLALVARTPKPAVVLVQTPPAIPTLMVVQCACLLTRSRLFLDWHNLAYTLLALRLGPHSPLVRVSETLERLFGRHADAHLFVTQAMLRHLAKRWHLRGAMAVLHDRPPAHFHRLSEADAKAFFDRVGPMLCAGDRGGAALAVTSTSWTPDENMHLLLEAASMYEERACTMPLRSLVIVITGKGPLREIFERTIRQRTQAWKHVRISTAWLSADDYPRLLGAADVGISLHSSSSGLDLPMKVVDMLGCGLRVCALSFACLDELIQPGVNGDVFSDAQGLASCLERLANAPSDALHTPFLGAEPRSWDALWDQVVVPLLPSNT; via the coding sequence ATGCTCGGCCTGCCGTGgggcgtgctgctgggcgtgcTACTTTGGGTGGCTTGCATtcgcgtgcgtgcgatccaccagcgcacggcgatGGTGGTCGTGCTGGGTGACGTGGGACGGAGTCCGCGTATGTGCTACCACATTGCGAGCCTCGTGCGGCACGGCTGGACCGTGTATGTCGCCGGCCACTTTGATACACAGCTGCCACGGTACCTATGCACGCCTCAAGTGCACCGCGTCCCCCTGTGGTCGCCCCCGTCATTTTTCAGCAAGCTTCCTCGCGCCATTTTTGTACTCGTTGCAGCCGTCAAGGTGCCCATGCAGACCTTGTCCTTGTGgctcgccctcgtcgcACGTACACCCAAGCCGGCCGTGGTGCTAGTGCAAACGCCCCCTGCCATCCCAACTCTTATGGTGGTACAATGTGCCTGCCTCCtcacgcgcagccgccTTTTCCTTGATTGGCACAACTTGGCTTACACCCTTCTTGCGCTGCGACTCGGACCTCACAGTCCCCTCGTGCGTGTGTCCGAGACGCTGGAACGTCTCTTTGGAAGGCACGCAGATGCGCACCTCTTCGTGACTCaggccatgctgcgccattTGGCCAAACGCTGGCACTTGCGCGGAGCCATGGCTGTCTTGCACGATAGGCCACCCGCCCACTTTCACCGCCTGTCTGAGGCAGATGCAAAGGCGTTTTTCGATCGTGTGGGGCCCATGCTCTGCGCAGGCGACAGGggaggcgcggcgctcgccgtcACGAGCACCAGCTGGACCCCCGATGAAAACATGCATCTTCTGCTGGAAGCTGCATCCATGTACGAGGAGCGTGCCTGTACCATGCCGCTACGGAGCCTCGTGATTGTGATCACGGGCAAGGGACCACTTCGCGAGATCTTTGAGCGCACGATTcgccagcgcacgcaggcATGGAAACATGTGCGTATCTCCACCGCATGGCTCTCGGCTGACGACTATCCGCGTCTCTTGGGCGCGGCGGATGTCGGCATATCTCTCCACTCGAGCTCCTCCGGCCTGGACTTGCCCATGAAAGTCGTGGATATGCTGGGGTGTGGCCTCCGTGTGTGTGCCCTGTCCTTTGCTTGCCTAGATGAGCTCATCCAGCCAGGCGTGAATGGCGATGTCTTTTCTGATGCACAGGGCCTCGCATCGTGCCTCGAGCGTCTTGCTAATGCACCTTCCGACGCTCTACATACCCCTTTTCTCGGTGCCGAGCCCCGCTCCTGGGACGCCCTGTGGGACCAAGTCGTAGTACCCCTTTTGCCGAGTAACACGTGA
- a CDS encoding cation-transporting P-type ATPase 13A3/4/5 encodes MTTRGTTSRPHDPELADEEYQAPFSNHIPEVRGQSEDSHHASSFVDAGSVRSTSLFGEQELQEAEQWASQSMKSRTDMIGRSVKKRRDSQVGSYEDPNTIFDGPSAEFVPSSVTSMHHNMARPSLHPHSRRRSQRFHSRISRSGRASSSIQSHSRESRDHSPSSVHTLDSHGNSSISYRKRAYPRRAYRVSEDGASSSVPGSSSLIGSLFATFRVDQAEAEADANADNGRWLDQESDMVDEEALDLDDYDDENEALISDASDRSSADSQPHGSPQNRFIPNVFGVPEPFVDYRAEGLEDGRQDVPFDDPTMPPKPVHLMDYPEAVNEARDGHVHTDAVGNTHAEGYTESPWLDKTCRTKQQIYLADEDTLIRISGYRTRRGHYIMYMAACIFSLGIIGLLSLWFPRWRLRYVYQEADFADAEFVVVENQWGDISKEAFMSVPFARPLKSVFPPTSRDPPCTYAEAQSMLHDDVPDESSCGHDGEEIVDLLMFEYRYTRFLLHPPTGRFRTIREWRDSKWTSTDLMRQGISTELERERRVFFGLNVIDIAEKSSLDLLISEVLHPFYIFQIVSILLWSLDDYYYYAFCIATISIGSIVSTLFETKKTIARMREMNRFVCSVRVLRDSQWRYLDSSDLMPGDVFDAAEQSLTTVPADCILLSGDAIVNESMLTGESVPISKQPLTEQQVPSIQSTRTDLANHLAKHFLFSGTKIIRTRPAIGSLDPEDISAKAMVVRTGFHTTKGSLVRGMLFPKPMGFKFYRDSFRFIGFLAAIAFVGLCFNTANFIQIGISWRTLAIRVLDLVTVVVPPALPATMSIGTAFAIARLRKLGVFCISPTRVNMGGKVNVVCFDKTGTLTEDGLDVLGTRTVDVHMGQFSELHQTSNELHTASSDPSGRLSLLYALATCHSLKIVHGEVIGDPLDVKMFEYTDWTIDEGEETDLRTLALGQDRSPSLVQTVVRPRDSPPFDANDTIGHANQNVLELGVIRTFEFVSALRRMSVIVKQLHSSSMEVFVKGAPEALIDICDRATLPQDFDDLLAYYTHHGFRVIACAGKSLPGLSWVEAQRLPREKAESGLSFLGLIVFENKLKPGSLPAVATLRNANIGCKMVTGDNPRTAVSVARECGILGQSSTVFLPSFAHGSPDEPNDVILSWCSTDDESMKLNPDTLKPINPDPMHIDLGEHNILEYELVITGDVFRWMIDYAPIEIVRRMLIKGTIFARMSPDEKHDLVDRLQELGYTVGMCGDGANDCGALKAADIGISLSEAEASVAAPFTSTRPDISCVIEVIKEGRASLVTSFSCFKYMALYSLIQFTSITILYNLASSLGDFQFLFIDLFIILPVAVAMARTWPYPTLHTKRPTANLLSKKVLLSMLAQVILCSGFQVFVFCLTRRQPWYRPPQVNPDELNVVNAENSALFLVSSFQYITVAAVFSVGPPFRQPIYTNPMLLTSLTVLTCMSMYFLFMRGGFFFELLGLVEFPPSFHWKLFAIVVANTAACFVFESHLMGPTLNVIKFVQRMLFHRGRKHDKTRKHGQKTYKAVLMSLNDPSEA; translated from the coding sequence ATGACAACCCGTGGTACTACTAGCCGGCCCCATGATCCTGAGCTCGCCGACGAGGAGTACCAGGCCCCATTTAGTAACCATATTCCTGAAGTGAGAGGGCAGAGCGAGGACAGCCATCATGCCTCCTCCTTCGTGGATGCCGGATCGGTGCGTTCGACTTCATTATTTGGTGAGCAAGAGTTGCAAGAAGCAGAGCAATGGGCATCCCAATCCATGAAGAGTCGTACGGATATGATAGGAAGATCGGTAAAGAAGCGTCGCGATAGCCAAGTGGGAAGTTATGAAGATCCAAACACGATATTCGATGGCCCTTCAGCGGAATTTGTGCCCAGCTCCGTCACAAGTATGCACCACAATATGGCTCGACCCAGTCTGCACCCACATTCTCGCAGGCGCAGTCAGCGTTTTCATTCGCGCATCTCGCGGAGTGGGCGTGCTTCCAGCTCGATACAATCACACAGCCGTGAATCACGGGATCATTCGCCGTCCAGTGTCCACACTCTCGACTCACATGGCAACAGTTCTATTAGTTACCGAAAACGTGCATATCCACGACGTGCATATCGTGTGAGTGAGGATGGGGCAAGCTCGTCTGTGCCTGGATCCTCCAGTTTAATTGGCTCACTCTTCGCAACATTCCGTGTTGACCAGGCGGAGGCAGAAGCAGATGCAAACGCGGACAATGGAAGATGGCTTGATCAAGAATCGGATATGGTTGATGAAGAAGCATTAGATTTGGACGACTATGACGATGAAAATGAAGCGCTGATTAGTGACGCGAGCGACCGATCAAGCGCGGATAGTCAGCCGCACGGTTCGCCACAAAATCGCTTCATACCCAATGTATTTGGTGTGCCAGAGCCCTTTGTAGACTATCGGGCAGAAGGCCTTGAAGATGGCCGTCAAGATGTGCCGTTTGATGATCCGACCATGCCTCCAAAACCCGTTCATTTGATGGACTATCCGGAGGCAGTAAACGAGGCAAGAGACGGGCATGTGCACACGGATGCTGTTGGTAATACGCATGCTGAAGGCTATACTGAGAGCCCGTGGCTTGATAAGACTTGCCGTACGAAGCAGCAGATCTATTTGGCTGATGAGGACACATTGATTCGTATTTCCGGCTACCGCACAAGACGGGGTCATTACATCATGTACATGGCGGCATGCATTTTTTCTCTTGGCATTATTGGATTGTTGTCCCTGTGGTTTCCGCGTTGGCGTCTGCGTTATGTGTACCAAGAAGCCGATTTTGCTGATGCTGAGTTTGTGGTGGTCGAGAATCAATGGGGCGATATCAGCAAAGAGGCGTTTATGTCTGTACCATTTGCGCGTCCGCTCAAGTCAGTTTTCCCACCCACGTCTCGAGATCCACCGTGCACGTATGCTGAAGCACAAAGTATGCTGCATGACGATGTGCCTGACGAGAGCAGCTGCGGCCATGACGGCGAGGAAATTGTGGACTTACTCATGTTTGAGTATCGTTACACTCGGTTTTTGCTACACCCGCCCACAGGCCGCTTCCGCACAATTCGCGAGTGGCGCGATAGCAAGTGGACATCGACGGACCTGATGCGTCAAGGGATCAGTACCGAATTAGAGCGTGAACGACGAGTATTTTTCGGCCTGAACGTAATTGACATTGCAGAAAAGTCGTCGCTGGATCTGCTGATCAGTGAAGTGCTGCATCCATTCTACATCTTCCAGATCGTGTCCATTCTTCTGTGGAGTCTGGACGATTACTACTACTATGCATTTTGCATCGCGACTATTTCGATCGGCAGTATCGTATCGACACTTTTCGAGACGAAGAAAACGATTGCGCGCATGCGAGAAATGAACCGCTTTGTCTGCAGTGTGCGTGTCTTGCGCGATAGCCAATGGCGGTACCTGGACAGCAGCGATCTGATGCCCGGCGATGTATTTGACGCGGCTGAACAAAGTTTGACCACTGTCCCTGCCGACTGTATCTTGCTGAGCGGCGATGCCATTGTGAATGAGAGTATGCTTACGGGAGAAAGTGTGCCGATCAGTAAGCAGCCTTTAACGGAGCAGCAAGTACCATCGATTCAATCGACTCGCACAGATCTCGCCAATCATTTGGCGAAGCACTTTTTGTTCTCAGGCACCAAGATTATTCGCACGCGCCCAGCCATCGGGAGCTTAGATCCAGAAGACATTTCCGCCAAGGCCATGGTCGTTCGGACTGGCTTTCATACCACAAAAGGCTCGCTCGTGAGAGGTATGCTTTTCCCCAAACCCATGGGGTTCAAGTTTTATCGTGACTCATTTCGATTTATCGGGTTTCTTGCGGCGATTGCCTTCGTGGGTCTCTGCTTCAATACCGCCAATTTTATCCAGATTGGCATTTCCTGGCGCACCCTTGCCATTCGCGTGCTCGACCTGGTGACAGTTGTCGTACCTCCAGCGTTGCCTGCCACGATGAGCATAGGCACAGCCTTTGCCATAGCGCGATTGCGCAAGTTGGGGGTATTCTGTATCTCGCCAACACGAGTGAATATGGGTGGAAAGGTGAACGTCGTTTGCTTCGACAAGACAGGCACATTGACAGAGGACGGGCTGGACGTGCTGGGAACGCGCACCGTGGATGTCCATATGGGCCAGTTTAGCGAGCTTCATCAAACGTCCAACGAACTTCACACAGCTTCGTCTGACCCCTCAGGGCGCCTGTCGCTTTTATATGCGTTGGCGACATGTCACAGCCTAAAAATTGTGCATGGGGAGGTGATTGGCGATCCGCTCGACGTCAAGATGTTTGAGTATACCGACTGGACCATCGATGAAGGCGAGGAAACAGATCTTCGAACTCTTGCTCTTGGCCAGGATCGCTCGCCATCCCTGGTGCAAACGGTGGTGCGACCGCGTGACAGCCCACCATTTGACGCCAACGACACAATCGGGCATGCGAATCAGAATGTATTAGAGCTCGGTGTGATTCGGACGTTTGAATTTGTGTCAGCCCTGCGGCGAATGAGTGTGATtgtcaagcagctgcattCATCGTCTATGGAGGTCTTTGTGAAGGGCGCTCCGGAAGCACTGATCGACATTTGCGaccgcgcgacgctgccCCAAGATTTCGATGATCTGCTTGCTTATTACACCCATCACGGCTTCCGGGTCATTGCTTGCGCTGGCAAGTCACTGCCCGGTCTGAGCTGGGTTGAGGCGCAACGCTTGCCACGCGAAAAGGCTGAAAGTGGACTCTCGTTCCTGGGTCTCATTGTGTTTGAAAACAAGCTGAAGCCGGGCTCCCTACCAGctgtcgcgacgctgcgtaATGCCAACATCGGCTGCAAAATGGTCACGGGTGATAATCCACGCACGGCTGTCAGTGTCGCTCGCGAGTGTGGTATACTCGGACAGTCGTCGACTGTGTTTCTTCCATCTTTTGCCCACGGTTCTCCTGATGAACCGAACGATGTGATCCTGTCGTGGTGCAGCACAGATGATGAGTCTATGAAGCTCAATCCAGACACATTGAAGCCTATTAATCCTGACCCGATGCATATTGATTTGGGCGAACACAATATTTTGGAGTATGAGCTAGTCATCACAGGTGACGTATTCCGCTGGATGATTGACTACGCTCCCATCGAGATTGTCCGGCGCATGCTGATCAAAGGCACAATTTTCGCCCGCATGTCGCCGGATGAAAAGCACGATCTGGTCGACAGGCTGCAGGAGCTGGGCTACACGGTCGGCATGTGTGGTGACGGTGCAAATGACTGTGGTGCACTCAAAGCCGCGGACATTGGCATTTCGCTCTCAGAGGCCGAAGCCAGCGTGGCTGCACCATTCACATCGACACGCCCTGACATTTCATGCGTGATTGAGGTCATCAAAGAGGGCCGCGCATCACTGGTCACAAGCTTTAGTTGTTTCAAGTACATGGCATTGTACAGCTTGATTCAATTCACGAGTATCACGATCTTGTACAATCTCGCAAGTTCCCTTGGTGACTTTCAGTTCTTGTTCATTGACCTCTTTATTATCTTGCCTGTCGCcgtggccatggctcgGACGTGGCCGTATCCAACCTTGCACACCAAGCGCCCTACCGCCAACCTCTTGTCGAAAAAGGTGCTCCTGTCCATGTTGGCACAGGTTATTCTATGCTCGGGCTTCCAGGTGTTTGTTTTTTGTCTGACGCGACGACAGCCATGGTACCGGCCCCCCCAAGTCAATCCTGACGAGCTGAACGTCGTCAATGCTGAAAACTCAGCTCTCTTTTTGGTGTCTTCATTCCAGTACATTACCGTCGCAGCGGTATTCAGCGTCGGTCCCCCTTTCCGTCAACCCATCTACACCAACCCCATGCTACTCACGTCTCTCACCGTACTCACATGCATGTCGATGTACTTCTTGTTTATGCGCGGAGGCTTCTTCTTCGAGTTGCTTGGTCTCGTGGAGTTCCCACCCTCTTTCCACTGGAAGCTGTTCGCGATTGTGGTGGCCAACACTGCTGCCTGCTTTGTGTTCGAGTCGCACCTTATGGGACCGACACTCAACGTGATCAAGTTTGTGCAACGCATGCTATTCCACCGCGGTCGTAAGCACGATAAGACTCGCAAACACGGCCAAAAAACATACAAGGCCGTCCTCATGTCCCTGAATGATCCATCGGAAGCGTAG